One genomic window of Streptomyces sp. NBC_01498 includes the following:
- a CDS encoding cation:proton antiporter yields MGGAFLAAAFLARLGSRIELPTIPLFILAGILLGPHTPGIVLLSDPHDLEMLSALGLVLLLFYLGLEFHLDDLKAGGRKMAVAGGAYLALNVGAGLGFGFALGWGTSEALVLAGVLGISSSAIVTKILVDLGRIGNPETRPVLGIIVVEDIFLALYLAALQPILSGADSLAAALADGGKAFGFLLLLALAARFGTKTVGRLIGTKDDELLVISFLGAAVFMAGVAEWFGVADAIGAFMVGLMLGGTTSGDRIRTLVHPLRDAFGAIFFFAFGLSINPGDLPTVLWPVLAAVTVTLTMNVVAGLVAARVYRFGPGPAANIATTLVARGEFALILATMAAGAALDERLAPFIAGYVLILAVLGPLAAAKSSWLARILPGGRRGGTPPAGSEPVPAEVSNA; encoded by the coding sequence ATGGGCGGCGCCTTTCTCGCCGCCGCTTTCCTCGCCCGCCTCGGCAGCCGGATCGAGCTGCCGACGATCCCCCTGTTCATCCTGGCCGGCATCCTGCTCGGCCCGCACACCCCCGGCATCGTGCTCCTCTCCGATCCGCACGATCTGGAGATGCTGTCGGCCCTGGGCCTCGTCCTGCTGCTCTTCTACCTCGGTCTCGAATTCCATCTGGACGATCTGAAGGCGGGCGGCCGGAAGATGGCCGTCGCCGGCGGCGCCTACCTCGCGCTGAACGTGGGCGCCGGGCTCGGCTTCGGCTTCGCGCTGGGCTGGGGCACCTCCGAGGCGCTGGTCCTCGCCGGGGTGCTCGGCATCTCCTCGTCCGCGATCGTCACCAAGATCCTGGTGGACCTGGGCCGGATCGGGAATCCCGAGACCCGGCCGGTGCTCGGGATCATCGTGGTCGAGGACATCTTCCTGGCGCTCTATCTGGCCGCGCTCCAGCCGATCCTCTCCGGCGCCGACAGTCTCGCCGCGGCGCTGGCCGACGGCGGGAAGGCGTTCGGCTTCCTGCTGCTGCTGGCCCTCGCCGCGCGTTTCGGCACGAAGACCGTCGGGCGCCTCATCGGCACGAAGGACGACGAGCTGCTCGTCATCTCCTTCCTGGGCGCGGCGGTGTTCATGGCCGGGGTCGCCGAGTGGTTCGGTGTCGCGGACGCGATCGGCGCGTTCATGGTCGGTCTGATGCTGGGCGGTACGACCTCCGGCGACCGCATCCGCACGCTCGTCCATCCGCTGCGGGACGCGTTCGGCGCCATCTTCTTCTTCGCCTTCGGTCTCTCCATCAACCCGGGCGATCTGCCCACGGTGCTCTGGCCGGTGCTGGCGGCGGTCACGGTGACCCTGACGATGAACGTGGTCGCGGGGCTGGTGGCCGCGCGGGTCTACCGCTTCGGGCCGGGTCCCGCCGCGAACATCGCGACGACGCTGGTCGCCCGGGGCGAATTCGCCCTGATCCTCGCGACGATGGCGGCGGGCGCGGCACTGGACGAGCGGCTGGCGCCGTTCATCGCCGGATACGTCCTGATCCTCGCCGTCCTCGGGCCGCTGGCGGCGGCCAAGTCGTCCTGGCTGGCCCGGATTCTGCCGGGCGGCCGTCGCGGCGGGACTCCGCCGGCCGGCAGTGAACCCGTGCCGGCCGAGGTGTCGAACGCCTGA
- a CDS encoding HD domain-containing protein has translation MTRLSLADVESIAREAHEGRTDKAGRPYAEHLRAVADGVRERGGSDEQIAAAWLHDSVEDGALSRGWLDAAELPPTVKDMVLAVTKVPGESTVAYTRRILATPGALLVKEADLAHNADPGRLAVLDEATRTRLTGKYAEVRRLLGLSR, from the coding sequence ATGACCCGTCTCAGCCTGGCCGACGTCGAGTCGATCGCCCGCGAGGCGCACGAAGGCCGGACCGACAAGGCGGGCCGCCCGTACGCCGAACACCTCCGGGCGGTCGCCGACGGGGTGCGGGAGCGTGGCGGCTCGGACGAGCAGATCGCGGCGGCGTGGCTGCACGACTCCGTCGAGGACGGCGCGCTCTCCCGTGGCTGGCTGGACGCCGCCGAACTGCCGCCCACCGTCAAGGACATGGTGCTGGCGGTGACCAAGGTGCCGGGCGAGTCCACCGTCGCGTACACCCGCCGCATCCTGGCCACGCCGGGCGCGCTGCTCGTCAAGGAGGCGGACCTGGCCCACAACGCGGATCCGGGCCGCCTCGCCGTACTGGACGAGGCGACCCGGACCAGGCTCACCGGGAAATACGCGGAGGTACGGCGGCTACTCGGTCTTTCCCGCTGA
- a CDS encoding acyltransferase family protein: MSPAPHGYERAPLPHTRESDPVPHTASTASAMVAEIPVSTPQDSTRPAPPTTGASTKRDAFFDNAKYLAIVLVAIGHAWEPVMEGSRATKALYMVVYSFHMPAFIIISGYFSRSYTGRPQQIRRLLTGIAVPYIVFEVAYSLFKRATNDPSHPISLLDPWYLTWFLAALFVWRLTTPIWLSLRHPLPVALGIAALASFTPNIGEDLNLQRMLQFLPLFVLGLLLKPEHFQLVRRREVRLLALPVFAGALAFAYWAAARMQNAWFYHNSAAQDQGAPWWVGVVMTFALFGCSVVLTAAFLAWVPRRRMWFTVLGAGTICGYLLHGFLVKGAVYSGIFDTNAWLDEPAGKVFLTLLAGVAMTLLCTPPVRRVLRFATEPEMAWAFRREPGSRAGARRSAGKTE, encoded by the coding sequence ATGTCCCCTGCTCCCCATGGATATGAGAGGGCCCCGCTCCCCCACACGCGGGAGTCGGACCCCGTCCCCCACACGGCATCGACCGCATCGGCCATGGTGGCCGAAATCCCCGTATCGACTCCGCAGGACTCCACCAGGCCGGCACCCCCCACGACCGGCGCCTCCACGAAGCGGGACGCGTTCTTCGACAACGCGAAGTACCTGGCCATCGTGCTGGTGGCCATCGGCCACGCCTGGGAACCGGTCATGGAGGGCAGCCGGGCGACCAAGGCGCTCTACATGGTCGTCTACTCGTTCCACATGCCGGCCTTCATCATCATCTCCGGCTATTTCTCCCGGAGTTACACCGGCCGCCCGCAACAGATCAGACGGCTGCTGACCGGGATAGCCGTCCCGTACATCGTCTTCGAGGTGGCGTACTCGCTGTTCAAGCGGGCCACCAACGACCCGTCCCATCCGATCAGTCTGCTCGACCCCTGGTATCTCACCTGGTTCCTCGCCGCGTTGTTCGTCTGGCGGCTGACCACCCCGATCTGGCTGTCGCTGCGCCATCCCCTGCCGGTCGCCCTCGGCATCGCCGCGCTCGCCTCCTTCACGCCGAACATCGGCGAGGACCTCAACCTCCAGCGGATGCTCCAGTTCCTGCCGCTCTTCGTGCTCGGACTGCTCCTCAAGCCCGAGCACTTCCAGCTGGTGCGCCGGCGTGAGGTCCGCCTGCTGGCCCTGCCGGTCTTCGCGGGCGCGCTCGCCTTCGCGTACTGGGCCGCCGCCCGGATGCAGAACGCGTGGTTCTACCACAACAGCGCGGCGCAGGACCAGGGCGCTCCGTGGTGGGTCGGCGTCGTCATGACCTTCGCGCTGTTCGGCTGCTCGGTGGTGCTGACGGCCGCGTTCCTGGCGTGGGTGCCGCGCCGCAGGATGTGGTTCACGGTGCTGGGCGCGGGCACGATCTGCGGCTATCTGCTGCACGGCTTCCTGGTCAAGGGCGCCGTCTACAGCGGGATCTTCGACACGAACGCCTGGCTGGACGAACCGGCCGGCAAGGTCTTCCTCACCCTCCTCGCGGGCGTCGCGATGACGCTGCTGTGCACCCCGCCCGTACGCCGGGTCCTCCGCTTCGCGACGGAGCCGGAGATGGCGTGGGCGTTCCGCCGGGAGCCCGGCTCCCGCGCGGGGGCCCGGCGGTCAGCGGGAAAGACCGAGTAG